Proteins encoded together in one Streptomyces sp. NA04227 window:
- a CDS encoding helix-turn-helix domain-containing protein, with the protein MDEQPAEEREPGSGAEEALDPRAELSEFLRSRRARLKPEDVGLPSYGRRRRVPGLRREELAQLAGVSVAYYTRLEQGNGRNVSGEVLNAIARALRLTDAEHAHLLHLTKPKQHRRRKTSRPQQLRPALRQLLDSMDSVPAYVVGRRTDVLGWNRLASALFGDWGTLPGEQRNWARLVFLHEEFSRELFVDWEAKASDIVSFLRMDAGCHADDPRLAALVGELSVKSADFRRLWAAHDVREKGYGTKQLRHALVGELTLSFETFKLAADEDLHLVTYHAEPGSASAESLRLLASWGADASRAGTASREG; encoded by the coding sequence ATGGACGAGCAGCCCGCCGAGGAGAGGGAGCCCGGCTCCGGCGCCGAGGAGGCACTGGACCCACGGGCGGAGCTGAGCGAGTTCCTGCGCAGCCGCCGTGCCCGGCTGAAGCCGGAGGACGTCGGACTGCCCTCGTACGGCAGGCGCCGCCGGGTGCCGGGGCTGCGGCGTGAGGAGCTGGCGCAGCTCGCCGGGGTGTCCGTGGCCTACTACACGCGGCTGGAACAGGGCAACGGACGCAATGTGTCCGGCGAGGTACTGAACGCGATCGCCCGCGCGCTGCGGCTGACCGACGCCGAGCACGCCCATCTGCTCCATCTGACCAAGCCCAAGCAGCACCGCCGCCGCAAGACCTCCCGCCCGCAGCAACTACGGCCCGCCCTGCGGCAGTTGCTGGACTCCATGGACTCCGTACCGGCGTATGTGGTCGGCCGGCGCACCGATGTGCTCGGCTGGAACCGGCTCGCCTCGGCCCTGTTCGGCGACTGGGGCACGCTGCCGGGCGAGCAGCGCAACTGGGCGCGGCTGGTCTTCCTGCACGAGGAGTTCTCACGCGAGCTGTTCGTGGACTGGGAGGCGAAGGCCTCCGACATCGTGAGCTTTCTGCGGATGGACGCGGGCTGCCATGCGGATGACCCGCGGCTCGCCGCCCTGGTCGGCGAACTCTCCGTGAAGAGCGCGGACTTCAGACGGCTGTGGGCCGCCCACGACGTCCGCGAGAAGGGCTACGGCACCAAGCAGCTGCGGCACGCCCTGGTCGGTGAACTCACCCTCTCCTTCGAGACGTTCAAGCTCGCCGCGGACGAGGACCTGCACCTGGTCACCTACCACGCCGAGCCGGGCTCCGCCTCGGCCGAGTCCCTGCGCCTGCTGGCCAGTTGGGGCGCGGACGCGAGCCGCGCGGGGACGGCTTCGCGGGAGGGCTGA
- a CDS encoding Ig-like domain-containing protein has protein sequence MTDSRRRKGLAAASALLGGVLALTACGGGDDSSDSKPESSAGAHKDQAQVDEAAAKKSSAAQIEITPKDGADNAGINNAAKVTVSDGKLTEVTLETADGTAVPGEISADGTSWKPNGQLKRATTYRISASAEDSEGRAAHENASFTTVSPDNSFIGNFTPEDGSTVGVGHPVSINFDKAITNKADVQRGIKVTSSSGQEVVGHWFGANRLDFRPEGYWQAGATVTMKLNLDGVEGAEGVTGVQQKTVTFTVGRNQVSVVDAKTKTMKVTRDGQTVKTIPISAGSPDNPTYEGQMVISEKFRETRMNGATVGFTDDDGKGEYDIKDVPHAMRLSNSGTFIHGNYWGADSIFGKVNTSHGCVGLQDAKGAKDEGTPGGWFYKNSLIGDVVVVQNTGDKTVQPDNGLNGWNMDWAQWKAGSAI, from the coding sequence ATGACGGACAGCAGACGACGCAAGGGCCTGGCGGCCGCGTCCGCGCTGCTCGGCGGAGTGCTGGCGCTCACGGCCTGTGGCGGCGGGGACGACAGCAGTGACTCCAAGCCCGAGAGCAGCGCTGGTGCCCACAAGGACCAGGCTCAGGTCGACGAGGCTGCCGCCAAGAAGAGCTCCGCTGCTCAGATCGAGATCACGCCCAAGGACGGCGCGGACAACGCGGGCATCAACAATGCCGCGAAGGTCACGGTCAGCGACGGCAAGCTCACCGAGGTGACACTGGAGACCGCCGACGGCACCGCGGTGCCGGGCGAGATCTCCGCCGACGGCACGAGCTGGAAGCCCAACGGCCAGCTCAAGCGCGCCACCACCTACCGGATCAGCGCCTCCGCCGAGGACTCCGAGGGCCGTGCCGCGCACGAGAACGCCTCGTTCACCACGGTCTCGCCCGACAACAGCTTCATAGGCAACTTCACCCCCGAGGACGGCTCGACCGTCGGTGTCGGCCACCCGGTGTCGATCAACTTCGACAAGGCCATCACCAACAAGGCCGATGTCCAGCGCGGCATCAAGGTCACCTCCAGCAGCGGCCAGGAGGTCGTCGGGCACTGGTTCGGCGCCAACCGCCTGGACTTCCGCCCCGAGGGCTACTGGCAGGCCGGGGCCACCGTCACCATGAAGCTCAACCTCGACGGCGTCGAGGGTGCCGAGGGCGTGACCGGTGTCCAGCAGAAGACGGTCACCTTCACCGTCGGCCGCAACCAGGTCTCGGTCGTCGACGCGAAGACCAAGACCATGAAGGTCACGCGCGACGGCCAGACCGTCAAGACCATCCCGATCTCCGCCGGTTCGCCCGACAACCCCACCTACGAGGGGCAGATGGTGATCTCGGAGAAGTTCCGGGAGACCCGGATGAACGGCGCGACCGTCGGCTTCACCGATGACGACGGCAAGGGTGAGTACGACATCAAGGACGTGCCGCACGCGATGCGTCTGTCGAACTCCGGCACCTTCATCCACGGCAACTACTGGGGCGCCGACTCCATCTTCGGCAAGGTCAACACCAGCCACGGCTGTGTCGGCCTGCAGGACGCCAAGGGCGCCAAGGACGAGGGCACCCCGGGCGGCTGGTTCTACAAGAACTCCCTGATCGGCGATGTCGTCGTGGTCCAGAACACCGGCGACAAGACGGTCCAGCCCGACAACGGCCTCAACGGCTGGAACATGGACTGGGCGCAGTGGAAGGCCGGTTCGGCGATCTGA
- a CDS encoding LAETG motif-containing sortase-dependent surface protein, producing the protein MSARRPLLTAAAAGTLLGALWFVPSAGATPGGGDHRPTPAPSPTATGNAAISVTADTSGPADADDRLDLAETGSMDTTPYIVGGSVFLGVGAGFVAYSVRRRRTDAE; encoded by the coding sequence GTGTCCGCACGCCGCCCGTTGCTGACCGCCGCCGCCGCGGGCACTCTGCTCGGCGCCCTCTGGTTCGTTCCGTCGGCCGGTGCGACCCCGGGCGGCGGCGACCACCGCCCCACCCCGGCGCCGTCCCCGACGGCCACCGGCAACGCGGCGATCTCCGTGACGGCGGACACCAGCGGCCCGGCCGACGCCGACGACCGCCTCGACCTCGCCGAGACCGGCAGCATGGACACCACCCCGTACATCGTGGGCGGCAGCGTCTTCCTGGGCGTGGGCGCGGGTTTCGTGGCGTATTCGGTACGGCGTCGGCGTACGGACGCGGAGTAG
- the hutH gene encoding histidine ammonia-lyase → MHTVVVGTSGVSAEDVVAVARQDARVELSADALAAVAAAREIVEALAAKPEPVYGVSTGFGALATRHIGHDLRAQLQRNIVRSHAAGMGPRVEREVVRALMFLRLKTVCSGHTGVRPEVAQTMADVLNAGITPVVHEYGSLGCSGDLAPLSHCALTLMGEGDAEGPDGTVAPAADLLAAAGITPVELREKEGLALLNGTDGMLGMLVMALADLDTLYKSADITAALSLEALLGTDKVLAPELHTIRPHPGQAASAANMLAVLAGSGLTGRPQALGSARAGGTPIQDDAPRVQDAYSVRCAPQVAGAGRDTLAHARLVAERELASAVDNPVVLPGGRVESNGNFHGAPVAYVLDFLAIAAADLASIAERRTDRLLDKNRSHGLPPFLADDAGVDSGLMIAQYTQAALVSEMKRLAVPASADSIPSSAMQEDHVSMGWSAARKLRTTVGNLTRVLAIELYAATRAVELREGLTPAPATRAVLESVRAAGVEGPGPDRFLSPDLAAAETFVAEGRLVEAVEPVTGRLA, encoded by the coding sequence ATGCACACTGTGGTGGTGGGGACGTCCGGCGTCAGTGCCGAGGACGTGGTTGCCGTGGCGCGCCAGGACGCGCGGGTCGAGCTGTCCGCGGACGCGCTGGCCGCGGTGGCCGCGGCCCGCGAGATCGTGGAGGCGCTGGCCGCGAAGCCCGAGCCGGTCTACGGCGTCTCGACCGGGTTCGGCGCCCTGGCGACCCGGCACATCGGACACGACCTGCGGGCGCAGTTGCAGCGCAACATCGTGCGTTCGCACGCCGCGGGCATGGGCCCCCGGGTGGAGCGCGAGGTCGTCCGGGCGCTGATGTTCCTGCGCCTGAAGACGGTGTGCTCGGGCCACACGGGCGTGCGCCCCGAGGTCGCGCAGACCATGGCCGACGTCCTCAACGCGGGCATCACCCCGGTCGTCCACGAGTACGGTTCCCTCGGCTGCTCCGGCGACCTCGCGCCGCTCTCGCACTGTGCGCTGACGCTCATGGGCGAGGGCGACGCGGAGGGCCCGGACGGAACCGTGGCGCCCGCCGCCGACCTGCTCGCCGCGGCCGGCATCACGCCCGTCGAACTGCGTGAGAAGGAGGGCCTCGCCCTCCTCAACGGCACCGACGGCATGCTCGGCATGCTGGTCATGGCCCTCGCCGACCTCGACACCCTGTACAAGTCCGCGGACATCACGGCCGCCCTCTCGCTCGAGGCGCTGCTCGGTACGGACAAGGTGCTCGCGCCCGAGCTGCACACCATCCGCCCGCACCCCGGCCAGGCCGCCTCGGCCGCCAACATGCTTGCCGTGCTTGCCGGTTCGGGCCTCACCGGCCGCCCCCAAGCTCTCGGCTCCGCTCGAGCAGGGGGGACCCCCATCCAGGACGACGCCCCGCGCGTCCAGGACGCCTACTCCGTACGCTGCGCCCCCCAGGTCGCGGGCGCCGGCCGGGACACCCTCGCGCACGCCCGCCTGGTCGCCGAGCGCGAACTCGCCTCGGCCGTGGACAACCCGGTAGTCCTGCCCGGGGGCCGGGTCGAGTCGAACGGCAACTTCCACGGGGCCCCGGTCGCCTACGTACTCGACTTCCTGGCGATCGCCGCCGCCGACCTCGCGTCGATAGCGGAGCGCCGTACCGACCGGCTGCTCGACAAGAACCGCAGCCACGGCCTGCCGCCCTTCCTGGCCGACGACGCCGGGGTCGACTCGGGCCTGATGATCGCCCAGTACACCCAGGCCGCCCTGGTCAGCGAGATGAAGCGGCTCGCGGTGCCCGCCTCGGCCGACTCGATCCCCTCCTCGGCGATGCAGGAGGACCACGTCTCGATGGGCTGGTCCGCGGCGCGCAAGCTGCGCACCACGGTCGGCAATCTGACGCGCGTCCTGGCGATCGAGCTGTACGCGGCCACCCGCGCCGTCGAACTGCGCGAGGGCCTCACCCCGGCCCCGGCCACCCGGGCCGTCCTGGAGTCCGTACGCGCCGCCGGAGTGGAGGGCCCCGGCCCGGACCGCTTCCTGTCCCCCGACCTCGCCGCCGCCGAGACCTTCGTGGCCGAGGGCCGCCTGGTCGAGGCTGTGGAACCGGTCACCGGGCGCCTGGCCTGA
- a CDS encoding DUF4232 domain-containing protein — protein MSVRNSRTRLLTAAASVALAALSLTACNEDNTGVRDEGASTSSSATASPGSASGSGASGEEGAKPAPDGSKPTANADGTGNGGAAGKTSGGSGDQATGNGGSRTDDSGTDPDKFVTCQGSNTKTVAAPVNRPVNHMLLTVTNTGSVPCFLYYYPAVRFGEAQSVPPVIEDSQPQAVVTLAPGESGYASVNLSAADGTGTDGRTEKSLEVHFQGRDQDHEEDLSPARPPLPAEGVYIDDSLKVTYWQQEMEDALSW, from the coding sequence ATGTCCGTCCGCAACTCCCGTACCCGTCTGCTCACCGCCGCCGCGAGCGTCGCGCTCGCCGCCCTCTCCCTGACCGCCTGCAACGAGGACAACACGGGTGTGCGCGACGAAGGGGCGTCGACGAGTTCCTCGGCGACCGCCTCGCCGGGCTCCGCCTCCGGCTCCGGCGCGTCCGGCGAGGAGGGCGCGAAGCCCGCCCCCGACGGCTCGAAGCCGACCGCCAACGCCGACGGCACCGGCAACGGAGGCGCCGCAGGAAAGACCTCCGGCGGTTCGGGCGACCAGGCCACCGGCAACGGCGGCTCCCGGACCGACGACTCCGGCACCGACCCCGACAAGTTCGTCACCTGCCAGGGCTCCAACACCAAGACCGTCGCGGCACCCGTGAACCGCCCCGTGAACCACATGCTGCTCACGGTGACCAACACGGGCAGCGTCCCGTGCTTCCTGTACTACTACCCGGCCGTCCGCTTCGGCGAGGCCCAGTCGGTCCCGCCGGTGATCGAGGACTCGCAGCCGCAGGCCGTCGTCACGCTCGCCCCGGGTGAGTCCGGCTACGCCTCGGTGAACCTGTCGGCGGCCGACGGCACCGGTACCGACGGCCGTACCGAGAAGTCCCTCGAGGTCCACTTCCAGGGCCGTGACCAGGACCACGAGGAAGACCTCTCGCCCGCCCGCCCGCCGCTGCCCGCCGAGGGCGTCTACATCGACGACTCCCTCAAGGTCACCTACTGGCAGCAGGAGATGGAGGACGCCCTCTCCTGGTGA
- a CDS encoding helix-turn-helix transcriptional regulator yields MSGATGATGSTGATGDAEAFAELLRQLKERSGLSYGALAKRLHMSTSTLHRYCNGSAVPADYAPVERLARVCRASPDELVALHRRWILADAARGRKGSEAGGGGPSPEAGGRASSPEAGGGSRETGGGSAEAGGSPEAGGGSREAREGSREAGGGSPETHSGWPEAAPNSRAGSRRGPSAAGNSADGGGAALAGTDPGTHAGTDRSEQAYAGGSGAGGAGSTGDAEDSAGGAPFASSEPLVGTTAASARVRPRKRRTALLAAVASAAVLGIVVLTVTLPSGDDGGGGKASGTVGPTADDGIGVGTGPEGHGRPSGSASPSPSKSGKTDKDKDEDNDKDKPSAPATEAPANGGGADDSTGGAAVNVATRPFVYESPCSQHFLVDSEPEQVGPPATEPNAPRWAAAYGAVSSGEQRVALTVQGTGKDTVVLEALHVRILSKGAPLAWNDYSMGVGCGGNVDTKVFDVDLDNGSPSVTVKGGQRDFPYKVSESDPEVFYVNARTKAHDVRWDLTLEWSSGNRRGTVHIDNAGTPFRTSANSGRPGYDYPLGASEWSERVDG; encoded by the coding sequence GTGTCAGGGGCGACAGGGGCCACCGGATCGACGGGAGCCACCGGGGATGCGGAGGCATTCGCGGAACTGCTGCGGCAACTCAAGGAGCGCTCGGGCCTGAGCTACGGCGCGCTCGCCAAGCGACTGCACATGAGCACCTCCACGCTGCACCGCTACTGCAACGGCAGCGCGGTCCCGGCCGACTACGCACCGGTCGAGCGACTGGCCCGCGTCTGCCGCGCGAGCCCCGACGAACTGGTCGCGCTGCACCGGCGGTGGATCCTGGCGGACGCGGCGCGGGGGCGTAAGGGGTCGGAGGCGGGGGGTGGAGGGCCGTCGCCGGAGGCGGGGGGTCGAGCGTCATCGCCGGAGGCGGGTGGCGGATCGCGGGAGACGGGTGGCGGGTCGGCGGAGGCCGGTGGATCGCCCGAAGCCGGTGGCGGATCGCGGGAGGCGCGTGAGGGATCGCGGGAGGCCGGTGGTGGATCGCCCGAGACGCACAGCGGATGGCCCGAGGCGGCGCCGAACAGCCGTGCCGGTTCACGGCGCGGACCCTCGGCGGCCGGGAACTCCGCCGATGGGGGCGGCGCAGCGCTCGCAGGGACGGATCCGGGGACGCATGCGGGTACGGACCGGTCGGAGCAGGCGTACGCGGGCGGCTCGGGCGCAGGGGGCGCGGGGAGCACCGGGGACGCCGAAGACAGCGCGGGCGGCGCGCCCTTCGCCAGCAGCGAGCCGCTCGTCGGCACGACCGCCGCGTCCGCGCGCGTACGGCCCCGCAAGCGCCGTACCGCGCTCCTGGCCGCCGTCGCCTCGGCGGCCGTCCTGGGCATCGTCGTACTCACCGTGACGCTGCCGTCCGGGGACGACGGCGGCGGCGGCAAAGCCTCCGGCACCGTGGGCCCGACCGCCGACGACGGCATCGGGGTCGGCACCGGCCCGGAGGGCCACGGACGGCCGTCCGGGTCGGCCTCGCCCTCCCCGTCCAAGAGCGGAAAAACGGACAAGGACAAGGACGAGGACAACGACAAGGACAAGCCCTCCGCCCCGGCGACGGAGGCCCCCGCCAACGGCGGCGGCGCCGACGACTCCACCGGCGGTGCGGCGGTCAACGTCGCCACCCGGCCCTTCGTCTACGAGAGCCCGTGCAGCCAGCACTTCCTCGTCGACAGCGAGCCCGAACAGGTCGGCCCGCCCGCCACCGAGCCGAACGCGCCGCGCTGGGCCGCCGCGTACGGCGCGGTCTCCTCCGGGGAGCAGCGGGTTGCCCTCACCGTGCAGGGCACCGGGAAGGACACCGTCGTCCTGGAGGCCCTGCACGTACGGATCCTCTCCAAGGGCGCCCCGCTCGCCTGGAACGACTACTCGATGGGCGTCGGCTGCGGCGGCAACGTCGACACCAAGGTGTTCGACGTCGACCTCGACAACGGCAGCCCCTCCGTCACCGTCAAGGGCGGTCAGCGCGACTTCCCGTACAAGGTGAGCGAGTCCGACCCCGAGGTCTTCTACGTCAACGCCCGCACCAAGGCGCACGACGTCCGCTGGGACCTCACCCTGGAGTGGTCCAGCGGCAACCGCCGGGGCACCGTCCACATCGACAACGCCGGGACGCCGTTCCGCACCAGCGCCAACTCCGGCCGCCCCGGCTACGACTACCCGTTGGGCGCGAGTGAATGGAGCGAGCGGGTGGACGGCTGA
- a CDS encoding pyridoxamine 5'-phosphate oxidase family protein, protein MHSTEITRRDGAERRRDTLERLGAERDIWLSTSHPEHGPHQVPLWFRWDGQAVWMCTGVNSATARNVRAEPRVRLALPDTFDVVLLQGEAECHPAPEVPKGPADAFAGKFGWDPRTEEAPFVYLCVAPRTIRAWRGEPELRGRVVMRDGVWLA, encoded by the coding sequence ATGCACAGTACGGAGATCACCCGCCGCGACGGGGCGGAGCGCAGGCGGGACACCCTGGAACGGCTCGGCGCGGAGCGCGACATATGGCTGTCGACGTCCCACCCCGAGCACGGCCCGCATCAAGTGCCGCTGTGGTTCCGGTGGGACGGGCAGGCGGTGTGGATGTGCACCGGCGTGAACTCCGCGACCGCACGCAACGTACGAGCGGAACCTCGCGTACGGCTGGCACTGCCCGACACCTTCGATGTGGTGCTGCTGCAAGGGGAGGCGGAGTGTCATCCCGCGCCGGAGGTGCCGAAGGGCCCGGCGGACGCGTTCGCGGGCAAGTTCGGCTGGGATCCGCGTACGGAAGAGGCCCCCTTCGTGTACCTGTGCGTCGCGCCGCGGACGATCCGCGCCTGGCGCGGCGAGCCGGAGCTGCGCGGCCGGGTCGTCATGCGTGACGGGGTGTGGCTGGCGTAG
- a CDS encoding GGDEF domain-containing protein, with amino-acid sequence MVEDKRLRAVVSLAQAMAAARTPRESWKAAASGACRGLDGSFAALSVWERELGRLRVLVNVGERAEGEEEYPEAEVYPVHQFPEITEFLHERWVGGGEPSAWVETVRGPAEGEAEAEYCHQRVAALRRRGRGCCVVAPVVLRGRAWGELYVARPQREAVFDQADADFATVLAAVVAAGIAQTERLEEARRLAYTDALTGLANRRAVDGRLDEAIEEHRTHGSVVSLVVCDLNGLKKVNDTQGHAVGDRLLERFGSLLSLCGAMLPGTLAGRLGGDEFCLLAVGPATDEVVRVADELCRRAAELGVGEGVACGVASTGDPVGAVRSPRRLFRLADAAQYRAKAARADKPVVAGREGPDDEVIRLADAPAPPEGERRRIRGRRPA; translated from the coding sequence ATGGTGGAGGATAAGCGGCTCCGGGCCGTGGTGTCACTGGCGCAGGCGATGGCGGCGGCGCGTACGCCCCGTGAGTCCTGGAAGGCGGCCGCGAGCGGGGCCTGCCGGGGACTGGACGGCAGCTTCGCCGCGCTGTCGGTCTGGGAGCGCGAGCTGGGCAGGCTGCGGGTCCTGGTCAACGTCGGCGAGCGCGCCGAGGGCGAGGAGGAGTACCCGGAGGCGGAGGTCTACCCCGTCCACCAGTTCCCGGAGATCACCGAGTTCCTGCACGAGCGCTGGGTCGGCGGCGGTGAGCCCAGTGCCTGGGTGGAGACGGTGCGCGGCCCTGCCGAGGGCGAGGCCGAGGCGGAGTACTGCCATCAGAGGGTGGCGGCGCTGCGCCGCCGCGGCCGGGGCTGCTGTGTGGTCGCCCCGGTGGTGCTGCGGGGCCGCGCCTGGGGCGAGCTGTATGTGGCGCGTCCGCAGCGCGAGGCGGTCTTCGACCAGGCCGACGCCGACTTCGCGACCGTGCTCGCCGCCGTGGTCGCCGCCGGGATCGCCCAGACCGAGCGCCTGGAGGAGGCCCGCCGTCTCGCCTACACCGACGCCCTCACCGGTCTGGCCAACCGCCGCGCGGTCGACGGACGGCTGGACGAGGCCATCGAGGAGCACCGCACCCACGGCTCCGTGGTCAGCCTCGTCGTCTGCGACCTCAACGGTCTGAAGAAGGTCAACGACACCCAGGGCCACGCGGTCGGAGACCGCCTCCTGGAACGCTTCGGCTCGCTGCTCTCGCTGTGCGGCGCGATGCTCCCCGGCACCCTCGCGGGCCGCCTCGGCGGCGACGAGTTCTGCCTGCTCGCCGTCGGCCCCGCGACGGACGAGGTGGTCCGGGTCGCGGACGAACTGTGCCGCAGGGCCGCCGAGTTGGGCGTCGGCGAGGGCGTGGCCTGCGGAGTGGCCTCCACCGGCGACCCGGTGGGCGCGGTCCGCTCCCCCCGGCGCCTGTTCCGCCTCGCCGACGCCGCCCAGTACCGCGCCAAGGCGGCCCGCGCCGACAAGCCGGTGGTGGCCGGCCGCGAGGGCCCCGACGACGAGGTCATCCGCCTCGCCGACGCCCCCGCGCCGCCCGAGGGGGAACGGCGCCGGATCCGGGGGCGGCGCCCGGCCTAG
- a CDS encoding enoyl-CoA hydratase-related protein yields MEEQRYGEFVAVRRHEVHPHVAELVLDRPKAMNAVSSAMAASIGEACAALAADRAARVVVLTSTHERAFCVGADLKERNSFSDADLVRQRPLARRAYTGVLELPQPTLAAVHGFALGGGYELALACDLIVADSTALVGLPEVSVGVIPGGGGTQLLPRRVGSARAAELIFSARKVAAAEARELGMVDFLVEEGADREEALAMGARMAANSPVGLRNAKKALRLGNGLDLPSALEIEDAAWRATAFSGDRAEGVAAFNEKRSPNWPGE; encoded by the coding sequence GTGGAGGAACAGCGGTACGGGGAGTTCGTGGCGGTCCGGCGGCACGAGGTGCACCCCCATGTGGCCGAGCTGGTGCTCGACCGCCCCAAGGCCATGAACGCCGTCTCCAGTGCGATGGCGGCCTCGATCGGCGAGGCGTGCGCGGCACTCGCGGCCGACCGTGCGGCGCGGGTCGTGGTCCTCACGTCCACGCACGAGCGCGCCTTCTGCGTCGGTGCCGACCTCAAGGAGCGCAACTCCTTCAGCGACGCCGACCTGGTCCGCCAGCGCCCGCTGGCCCGCCGCGCCTACACGGGCGTACTGGAACTGCCGCAGCCGACCCTCGCCGCGGTGCACGGCTTCGCGCTCGGCGGCGGCTACGAGCTCGCGCTGGCCTGCGACCTGATCGTGGCCGACAGCACCGCCCTGGTCGGCCTGCCCGAGGTCTCGGTCGGGGTCATCCCCGGCGGTGGTGGTACGCAGTTGCTGCCGCGCCGGGTGGGCTCGGCCCGCGCCGCCGAGCTGATCTTCTCCGCGCGCAAGGTGGCCGCCGCCGAGGCCCGTGAGCTGGGCATGGTCGACTTCCTGGTCGAGGAGGGCGCCGACCGCGAGGAGGCGCTGGCCATGGGCGCGCGGATGGCGGCCAACTCTCCCGTCGGCCTGCGCAACGCGAAGAAGGCCCTGCGGCTCGGCAACGGCCTGGACCTGCCGAGCGCACTGGAGATCGAGGACGCGGCCTGGCGGGCCACGGCCTTCTCGGGCGACCGTGCGGAGGGGGTGGCCGCGTTCAACGAGAAGCGTTCACCGAACTGGCCGGGGGAGTAG
- a CDS encoding adenylate/guanylate cyclase domain-containing protein: protein MSVDDTGSTGSGAASPPVRSAQPEQSARSADEGGPGAEGAASEPGDPASGSGPAGHGPPVPAEPAPAAKPGRSGDAADSSGEAAVKPPEENPLALRLEGLILGAERRYTPFQAARTAGVSMDLASRFWRAMGFADIGQAKALTEADVLALRRLAGLVEAGLLSEAMAIQVARSTGQTTARLAEWQIDSFLEGLTEPPEPGMTRTEVTYPLVELLLPELEEFLVYVWRRQLAAATGRVVQAGDDEEMVDRRLAVGFADLVGFTRLTRRMEEEELGELVEAFETTAADLVAARGGRLIKTLGDEVLYCADDAGTAAEIALLLIETMAYDESMPELRVGIAFGTVTTRMGDVFGTTVNLASRLTSIAPRDAVLVDSAFAQELTRTALAPASEAEAAEAAAAAEKEGEEPPEYRFALQPMWQRPVRGLGVVEPWLLTRRS, encoded by the coding sequence GTGAGCGTCGACGACACGGGCTCCACGGGCTCCGGCGCGGCATCCCCTCCGGTGCGCTCCGCGCAGCCCGAGCAGTCCGCACGGTCCGCCGACGAGGGCGGGCCGGGCGCCGAGGGCGCCGCGTCCGAGCCGGGCGACCCCGCCAGCGGGAGCGGACCGGCCGGTCACGGCCCGCCGGTCCCCGCGGAACCCGCCCCCGCGGCGAAGCCCGGCCGGTCCGGCGACGCGGCCGACTCCTCGGGCGAGGCCGCCGTCAAGCCGCCCGAGGAGAACCCGCTCGCGCTGCGCCTGGAGGGTCTGATCCTGGGCGCCGAGCGCCGGTACACGCCCTTCCAGGCGGCCCGGACCGCGGGCGTCTCCATGGACCTGGCCTCACGGTTCTGGCGCGCCATGGGCTTCGCCGACATCGGCCAGGCCAAGGCGCTCACCGAGGCGGACGTGCTCGCGCTGCGCAGGCTCGCGGGTCTGGTGGAGGCGGGCCTGCTCAGCGAGGCGATGGCCATCCAGGTGGCCCGTTCCACCGGCCAGACCACGGCCCGGCTCGCGGAGTGGCAGATCGACTCCTTCCTGGAGGGCCTGACCGAACCGCCCGAGCCCGGCATGACCCGTACCGAGGTCACCTATCCTCTGGTCGAACTCCTGCTGCCGGAGCTGGAGGAGTTCCTCGTCTACGTCTGGCGCCGCCAACTGGCCGCCGCCACCGGCCGCGTGGTGCAGGCCGGGGACGACGAGGAGATGGTGGACCGCCGCCTGGCGGTCGGCTTCGCGGACCTGGTCGGCTTCACCCGGCTCACCCGGCGCATGGAGGAGGAGGAACTCGGCGAACTGGTCGAGGCCTTCGAGACCACCGCCGCCGACCTGGTCGCCGCCCGTGGCGGCCGCCTGATCAAGACCCTCGGCGACGAGGTCCTCTACTGCGCCGACGACGCCGGTACGGCCGCCGAGATCGCGCTGCTGCTCATCGAGACGATGGCCTACGACGAGAGCATGCCGGAGCTGCGGGTGGGCATCGCCTTCGGCACCGTCACGACCCGCATGGGCGACGTCTTCGGCACCACGGTGAACCTCGCCAGCCGTCTGACGTCCATCGCCCCGCGCGACGCCGTCCTGGTCGACAGCGCCTTCGCGCAGGAACTCACCCGCACCGCACTCGCCCCCGCCTCGGAGGCCGAGGCCGCCGAGGCGGCGGCCGCCGCCGAGAAGGAGGGCGAGGAACCTCCGGAGTACCGCTTCGCTCTTCAGCCGATGTGGCAGCGGCCGGTGCGTGGACTGGGGGTTGTGGAGCCGTGGTTGCTCACTCGGCGGAGTTGA